DNA sequence from the Alkaliphilus metalliredigens QYMF genome:
CGGGGTTGTCCAGATATGCCAATGGAACGGATTCGAGATTATAGAATTGTGGGTTGTGTTGAATTAGCCCCTAGGGGTTTCCAGGGCCGTGTTAATGGTGGATTTTTAAATGTAGCACGTGTTGTTGATTTGGCTCTTAATAATGGTGTGGATCGTTTGACAAATGAGCAGATCGGACCCCAAACAGGTGCACCAGAAGATTTAAAGGATTTTGATGATGTTCTGACAGCAGTTCGAACACAAACAGCATATTTCGTAAAGCACCAAGTGATTAATGCAGCAGTTGTAGATATGGTGCAAAGAGAGCATACACCGCATCTATTCTTGTCATCCCTTGTGGAGGGGTGTATTGAAAATGGTAAGGATATGACCCAGGGAGGCTCCCTATGGGGCGGGACTCCGATTCTCCATGTTGGAGAAGCCACTGCTGCTGATTCGTTGATAGGAGTCAAAAAAGCTGTTTTCGATGATCAACTGATTAGTATGAAGGAGTTAAAAGAAATTTTAGATAGCAATTTTGCCGGTGCTCAGGGGGAAAAAATATATCAAGCTCTCCTAGCTATGCCGAAATACGGAAATGACGACGATTATGCAGATGAAGTCATGCAAAAAATGATCAATATCTTCTTTGATGAAATCGAGAAACATAAGGATATAGATGGCCGTTTCTATACCTCCACCATCCTTACCCTGGGGGCCACAGTTCCCCATGGCTGGACTACAGGGGCCACTGCCAATGGAAGAAAGGCCACAATGCCAGTTGCGGATTCCATGTCTGCATCTAATGGAGCGGATAAAGAAGGGCCCACGGCGATGTTGCTATCTGCTAGTAAAATAGACCAAACCCGTACCATTGAAGGAAATGTGGTTAATCTAAAATTCACGAAGATGGCATTAGAGGAAAAGAAAAACCTACAGCAATTGGTTAATTTGGTCAGTGTATACTTCGATGATCTAAAAGGTCAAGAAATCCAAGTGAATGTAGTGGATGAAAGTACCCTGAAGGATGCCCAAGAGTATCCTGAAAAGCACCAGGATCTCATTATACGTGTAGCTGGCTATAGTGCACGTTTCACAGAGCTGGCTAAGGAGCTGCAGGACGATATCATAAGAAGAACAGAATACAATACACTGTGATTAGAAAATTTGGTAGCTTTAGAGGTGTTTAAATATGGCAGAGTCATTACTTGAAATAGAAGGAGTCATTTACAATATACAACGCTACTCTATCCATGATGGAACTGGTATCCGAACAACGGTCTTTTTTAAGGGGTGTCCATTACGTTGCCTCTGGTGTGCTAACCCAGAATCTCAAAAAATTGAGATTGAGGAAATGGGAGAACGAAAAATTGGTCGTATTGCAACTGTTCAGGAGGTTCTAGATGTGGTTTCTAGAGATAAGATGTTCTACAACCGCTCTGGAGGTGGCATGACTTTATCCGGAGGGGAACCTCTGATGCAGCCAGAATTTGCTTCGGCATTGGTGAAAGAGGCAAAAAGACAAGATATTCATACGGCGATTGAAACATCAGGGTATCAGCAATGGGATCTACTTTGGTCAGTGATTGAAAACATAGATACGGTTTTATTTGATATTAAGACCATGGATGCTCAGCAGCATCTTGAAGTGATGGGTACATCTAATCAGTTGATCCTTGAAAATGCAAAACGGATAGCTAAGATGAATAAAGAGATCATCCTCCGAATTCCCATTGTTCCTGGATACAATGATAGCTGGAGCAATATGGTTGAAACAGTTAATTTCGCTAAGGAGATAGGAATAAAAGAAATGCATCTTTTACCCTATCATCAGTTAGGGGAGTCTAAATATAAACAATTAGATCGGAATTATAAGTTAAAGGGAGTCAGACCCCCATCAAAAGAAAAGCTTCAGGATATGGCTTTGAAAATTCATCGGAATTGGAAAGTAAATGTATCGGTAATTTAAGAGACCTGTCGTTCTTTTTAAGTAAAACTGTATGACGGTGAAGCTTTAAAACTTTTTATACAAGATAGGAGATGTTGTGATGGAAGTCAAGAAAGGTAAATGGGTGGAAATCCATGATATTATTCTACAAACCAGCCAGCGAGCGCATCACTTGCCGGAGGATACAAAACAGGTCCCTCTAGAAATGAGGGTAAAGGGTTTTTTATTACAGGATGCTAAAGTTGGAGAGAGAGTAAAAATAAGAACTTTAATTGGAAGAGTGATTGAGGGAGAGCTGACAATAGATAACCCAAGACATGAATTTGATTATGGAGAGCCTGTACCGGAACTGTTAACCATTGGAACAGAGCTAAAAAGTCGGTTGTTTTCGGAAAGGTGGAAAGATCATGAGTAGAGCGGGTAAATCCTACGATGAAGTAACCCAGAGAAAAAATGAAATTATGAAAGATGCACTGGGAATTGACTATGATAGATTTTCCATAGGGACCATAGGATTTGATTACGAAAAAATGATGGAGGAAGTAGGTTATCCATTAGAGGAAACAATCAGGATCCAAAGAGAGACTGGTGTGGGGCAAACGCCGCTTGTTGAAATGAAGAACATCACTAAATTGGTTCGTAGTATGTCTGAACCCGGAAAGGGAGCCACCATTCTTGTGAAGGACGAAGCCCAAAACCCATCGGGAAGCTTTAAAGCTAGACGGGCTGCATTATCTGTATATGAAGCCCAAAAGAGGGGATATGAAGGTGTGATTGCTGCAACAAGTGGGAACTATGGTGCGGCAGTTGCCAGTCAGGCTGCAATGAGAGGAATGAAATGTATTGTTGTCCAAGAAACCCATGACAGTAGAGGGGTAGGGCAACCGGAAATTTTAGAAAAGGGAAGAATCTGTGAGGCATTAGGGGCGGAGGTTGTTCAATTAACAGTAGGACCTGAGCTTTTTTATCAGTTTTTAGTGCTATTGGAGGAGACTAAGTTCTTTAATGCATCATTATATAGTCCATATGGTATAGCCGGAATTGAAACCCTTGGCTATGAAATCGCCACAGAGGTTAAGGAAAGATATGGAAAAGAACCTGCTGCTGTGATCACGACCCATGCAGGTGGTGGAAATGTGACGGGAACAGCAAGAGGCATTAAAAAGGCTCATTGTGACAATACAAAAATCATTGCAGCTTCAGTGGATCTTTCGGGGCTACATATGGCATCGGATAAAGACTTTAACAAAAAATCCTTTACAACGGGACACACTGGATTTGGAATGCCTTTTATGACTTGGCCAGATAGATCCGATGTTCCGAAAAATGCCGCAAGGCCTCTTCGATATATCGATAGATATGTAACGATGACTCAAGGTGAAGTATTTTATGCATGTGAGATGCTAGCTCAGCTAGAGGGGATAGAGAGAGGACCTGCAGGTAGTATATCATTGGCGGCGGCCATTGCCATTGCAAAGGAATTAAATGATGATGAAGTAATTGTGGTACAAGAAACAGAGTACACAGGTGCAGGAAAGCATCCCACAGCCCAGCTTACCTTTGCCACAAAGCAAGGAATTGAAGTGAGAAGGGGAAATCCTGAAGAAGGTATTCCTGGAAAGTCAGTGGTGATTCCTGAAAAGCCAGAGCAGATGTCAGTAAAGGATTATGATATAGATAAGCTAAGAACTTCTTATCTAAAAAATGCTTTAAAGGATGTTGATATCAAGACCCTTATAAAAGAAGATATTGACTATCTTGCTGAAGAAATAAGAAAAGACAGTAGCTTTGTTAAAGAATATATAGAAAAAATGGGATCATAATATACAAAAATTTATGTGAGTTTTAAAGGGGGGGAGCATATGAATGACATTATAAAAGGCCTTGAAGTGATCCAAAAAGACGATGAATTGATATCCCTTGGGACGAGAATTGCTTTTTATCCACTGGCAATCAAAGAGGCTAAGGGAGCTATATTAATGGATTATGATGGCAATGAGATCATAGACTTTTTATCAGCTGCCTGTGTATCAAATGTTGGGCATAGTCATCCTAGGGTGGTTAATGCAATTATTGAACAAACGAAAAAATTTATTCACTATAACCCGGCTTATGCTGTTCATGAACAAATGGGAAATCTAGCAGAGGAACTGATTCGTATCACACCTGGGGATTTTCCAAAGCGGGTAGCATTCAGTCTTTCCGGTGGTGATGCCAATGACAATGCCATTAAAGTCGCCAGAAGCTATACAAAAAGAACAAAAGTGATTTCATATTTCCGTGCATACCATGGAACAACATATGGTGCATTATCGCTATCGGCGGTTAGTTTACCCATGAGAAGAGATCTAGGACCCTTCGTGCCGGATGTCTATCATATACCCTATCCAGATTGTTATCGATGTAATCGTAAATCACCGGATTCTGGATGTAATATGGATTGCATGGAAAAGTTAAAAGAATTATTTAATACAGTTGTACCGGCGGAGGAAGTGGCTGCAATATTTCTAGAACCATTCCAGGGAGATTCGGGAGTGATAGAGCCACCAGCAGAATATATCGAAGAATTAGTTAAGGTATGCAAAGATAATGGGATTCTTTTGGTGGTGGATGAAGTTCAAAGTGGCTTCGGACGTACTGGCAAATGGTTTGCAAGTGAGCATTATAATTTGGAGCCAGATATTATCGTACTTGGAAAAAGCATTGCATCGGGAATGCCATTGGCAGCCTTAGTGGCACGAAAAGAGATACTTGAGGGCTGGGGAGCACCGGCTGGATCTTATTCAACAGCAGGAAACCCCATATGCTGTGCGGCAGCCCTGGCCACAATAGATATCATTGAAGAAGAAGGACTTGTAAAGAAGGCTGAAGAATTAGGGAACTATACGATTAAACGTTTTGAAGAGATGAAGGAAAAACATCCTTTAATCGGTGATATTCGTGGAAAGGGTCTGATGATAGGAGTCGATCTGGTTAAAGACCGTGGTACAAAAGAGCGGGCAAAGGATGAAACAGCAAAGGTTTCCTATCGATGCTGGGAAAAAGGCTTGTTCATCACATTCTTTAGTGGTAATGTGCTTAGGATTGCCCCACCACTTACCATATCAAAGAAAGAACTTGATAAAGCCCTAGATATTATTGAAGAAGCGTTATGTGATGTTGAAGCAGGAAGGGTCCCTGATGAAATTTTAGAAAGTGTTAAGGGCTGGTAAGAAGATAAGAAATGATAGGAAGCAAACAATAATGTTTAATAGAAATATGGAAAAAACCAGTTCATCTAAATAAAACGATAAACTGGTTTTTTTCATATACTCAATATACATAGAGAGATAGAAACTAAGCAGGGATCATTTGTTTTTTGTTCTGACGACTCCAATGACGATGCTGAGCGATGGCATTGGTGAATTCCTGGCTGAATTGATTGGTGTCTGTCACATTTCGAACTGTGACGACGCCCATTTCTGTAATGAGTTGATCCTGTGTATTGCCACCAGCCATATTGACCCCTTGAATAGCAGAGGCCATCAACAGATCAACGCCTTCATTTGTGGCTCCGATTGCTTTAGCATGCTTAAAGGCTTCGTTGACAAAATGCAATGCATCACCCTGCATCATTAAACTGTTGATGCTTTGTGGACCTCCAGGTACGTAAACCGCATCGTATTTGATAGATGCAGTGGTTGCATAATTTTTACCTACTTCCAACTGCTGGCCATCAACACTTGTCAGCATGCCCAGGTTTTTACTGACAATTTCTGTATGGACGCCGGCGCCATTGAAGGCAGACATTACCTGGGTTACTTCTGGATAATTAAATCCATTTTCTAATAATATGGCAACCTTTCTAGTCCGAGCATCCTTGACGGTATTCTCCTGGCTTACGGCTGGTGAGGTGGCTGTGACGCCATTTCCACCTAGGGCTGCTGGTGAATCTGCCCCCACACCAACTGCAATTTGTGTGGCCAGCTGTCCATCTACATTGTTAAACATGTTCACGACCCGCTGTTTAATTTGTTTATCCATAACGCTTCCCACCTCGAAGTGGAAGGCTTCGATGATATGTTGCTTTTCTGCACTAGACATACTATTCCAGAAAAGGGTTGCTTGTCTATAATGATCTCTAAAGCTCTCACTACGCTCACGAACCTTTTGACCCTCGACCTTCTCTGCATGATGAACATAGCCATGATCAGCTTCGGGAGCTGGATGAGGTGCATCATTTTGGAGGGAGTTTGGTGAATAGCTAACCCGGCCACGGTCTATGGTCATACGATGATAGCCATCCCGCTGATTATTATGTATAGGGGCCATGGGTCGGTTAATGGGGATCTCATGGAAGTTAGGGCCACCCAAACGGATGAGCTGCGTATCTAAGTAGGAAAATAACCTACCCTGTAATAAGGGGTCATTACTAAAATCAATCCCTGGCACCACATGGCCAGGATGGAATGCCACTTGCTCCGTCTCTGCAAAAAAGTTGGCCACATTATTATCCAAGGTCATCTTACCGATTCGTTTAACGGGGATCATTTCCTCAGGCCAAATCTTAGTGGCATCAAGGATATCAAAATCGAAATTGAATTCCTCCTCCTCCTCTACTATTTGTACCCCCAGCTCATATTCTGGATATTCTCCCATGTCAATTGCATCCCATAAATCCCGTCTATGATAATCTGGATCCTTTCCTGCCAGCTTTTGGGCTTCATCCCAAACCAGGGAATGGACACCCAACAAGGGCTTCCAATGGAACTTCACAAACCGTGCCTTGCCCTGTTCATTTACAAATCGAAAGGTATTGACGCCAAAGCCTTCCATCATTCTGAAGCTTCGTGGAATAGCTCGATCTGAGAGTAGCCACATAATCATATGGGCAGTCTCTGGGGTATTGACAACGAAGTCCCAAAAGGTATCGTGGGCGGCAGAAGCCTGTGGAATTTCATTATGAGGCTCTGGCTTAATGGCATGAACTACATCTGGGAATTTAATTGCATCCTGAATAAAGAACACAGGAATGTTATTGGAGACAAGGTCATAATTGCCGTCTTCGGTATAAAACTTAGTGGCAAAACCCCTCACATCCCGGACGGTATCGGCTGAACCCTTAGAACCTACCACTGTTGAAAAACGCACGAATACTGGTGTTTTTTTTGTTGGATCCTGTAGGAATTTAGCCTTAGTAAGTTCGGCCATTGGTTCATAAACTTGAAAGTAGCCATGGACACCAAATCCACGGGCATGGACAACACGCTCTGGAATGCGCTCGTGATCAAAATGAGTCATTTTCTCTCTGAAATGAAAATCCTCCATTAACGTTGGACCCCGGGCACCTGCCTTGAGGGAATCGTCAGTATTAGAGACCCGTCCCCCTTGATTTGTTGTAAGCAATTCATTGTTATGATCTACACGATGCAAATCTAATTTCTCATTTTTACTGTTTTGTTCCATGGTATTTTGAGGCTGTTGTGGTCCTGTATTCATTTTATCCTCCTTCTCCAATTAAATTTGATGTGAATACGTGGAAATATCCAATGTCTTGTGCAATAGTGTGGATGTTTTTATTTATTTTTACATTTATAGTATTTATTAACAGGGG
Encoded proteins:
- a CDS encoding glycyl-radical enzyme activating protein, whose amino-acid sequence is MAESLLEIEGVIYNIQRYSIHDGTGIRTTVFFKGCPLRCLWCANPESQKIEIEEMGERKIGRIATVQEVLDVVSRDKMFYNRSGGGMTLSGGEPLMQPEFASALVKEAKRQDIHTAIETSGYQQWDLLWSVIENIDTVLFDIKTMDAQQHLEVMGTSNQLILENAKRIAKMNKEIILRIPIVPGYNDSWSNMVETVNFAKEIGIKEMHLLPYHQLGESKYKQLDRNYKLKGVRPPSKEKLQDMALKIHRNWKVNVSVI
- a CDS encoding aspartate aminotransferase family protein; translation: MNDIIKGLEVIQKDDELISLGTRIAFYPLAIKEAKGAILMDYDGNEIIDFLSAACVSNVGHSHPRVVNAIIEQTKKFIHYNPAYAVHEQMGNLAEELIRITPGDFPKRVAFSLSGGDANDNAIKVARSYTKRTKVISYFRAYHGTTYGALSLSAVSLPMRRDLGPFVPDVYHIPYPDCYRCNRKSPDSGCNMDCMEKLKELFNTVVPAEEVAAIFLEPFQGDSGVIEPPAEYIEELVKVCKDNGILLVVDEVQSGFGRTGKWFASEHYNLEPDIIVLGKSIASGMPLAALVARKEILEGWGAPAGSYSTAGNPICCAAALATIDIIEEEGLVKKAEELGNYTIKRFEEMKEKHPLIGDIRGKGLMIGVDLVKDRGTKERAKDETAKVSYRCWEKGLFITFFSGNVLRIAPPLTISKKELDKALDIIEEALCDVEAGRVPDEILESVKGW
- a CDS encoding catalase, with translation MNTGPQQPQNTMEQNSKNEKLDLHRVDHNNELLTTNQGGRVSNTDDSLKAGARGPTLMEDFHFREKMTHFDHERIPERVVHARGFGVHGYFQVYEPMAELTKAKFLQDPTKKTPVFVRFSTVVGSKGSADTVRDVRGFATKFYTEDGNYDLVSNNIPVFFIQDAIKFPDVVHAIKPEPHNEIPQASAAHDTFWDFVVNTPETAHMIMWLLSDRAIPRSFRMMEGFGVNTFRFVNEQGKARFVKFHWKPLLGVHSLVWDEAQKLAGKDPDYHRRDLWDAIDMGEYPEYELGVQIVEEEEEFNFDFDILDATKIWPEEMIPVKRIGKMTLDNNVANFFAETEQVAFHPGHVVPGIDFSNDPLLQGRLFSYLDTQLIRLGGPNFHEIPINRPMAPIHNNQRDGYHRMTIDRGRVSYSPNSLQNDAPHPAPEADHGYVHHAEKVEGQKVRERSESFRDHYRQATLFWNSMSSAEKQHIIEAFHFEVGSVMDKQIKQRVVNMFNNVDGQLATQIAVGVGADSPAALGGNGVTATSPAVSQENTVKDARTRKVAILLENGFNYPEVTQVMSAFNGAGVHTEIVSKNLGMLTSVDGQQLEVGKNYATTASIKYDAVYVPGGPQSINSLMMQGDALHFVNEAFKHAKAIGATNEGVDLLMASAIQGVNMAGGNTQDQLITEMGVVTVRNVTDTNQFSQEFTNAIAQHRHWSRQNKKQMIPA
- the ortB gene encoding 2-amino-4-oxopentanoate thiolase subunit OrtB — translated: MSRAGKSYDEVTQRKNEIMKDALGIDYDRFSIGTIGFDYEKMMEEVGYPLEETIRIQRETGVGQTPLVEMKNITKLVRSMSEPGKGATILVKDEAQNPSGSFKARRAALSVYEAQKRGYEGVIAATSGNYGAAVASQAAMRGMKCIVVQETHDSRGVGQPEILEKGRICEALGAEVVQLTVGPELFYQFLVLLEETKFFNASLYSPYGIAGIETLGYEIATEVKERYGKEPAAVITTHAGGGNVTGTARGIKKAHCDNTKIIAASVDLSGLHMASDKDFNKKSFTTGHTGFGMPFMTWPDRSDVPKNAARPLRYIDRYVTMTQGEVFYACEMLAQLEGIERGPAGSISLAAAIAIAKELNDDEVIVVQETEYTGAGKHPTAQLTFATKQGIEVRRGNPEEGIPGKSVVIPEKPEQMSVKDYDIDKLRTSYLKNALKDVDIKTLIKEDIDYLAEEIRKDSSFVKEYIEKMGS
- the ortA gene encoding 2-amino-4-oxopentanoate thiolase subunit OrtA, with protein sequence MEVKKGKWVEIHDIILQTSQRAHHLPEDTKQVPLEMRVKGFLLQDAKVGERVKIRTLIGRVIEGELTIDNPRHEFDYGEPVPELLTIGTELKSRLFSERWKDHE